DNA sequence from the Chitinophaga flava genome:
GAAGTTTTCAGATCTCCTTTGATGCAGTAGGAAGCGAAGATGTTGCCCATAGTGCTGTCTTCCCATCCTGGTACGATGATCGGAATATTTCTTTCTGCGGCGGCGATCATCCAGCTGTTTTTTGGATCGATCTCGTAATTTTCTTTCATTACACCGCTCAGCAGCAGTTTGTACATATACTCGTGCGGGAAATAGCGTTCGCCTTTATCATCAGCATCTTTCCATAATTTGTAGATATGTTGCTGGATACGGCGGAAAGCTTCTTCTTCCGGGATACAGGTGTCAGTTACACGGTTAAAGCCTTGTTCCAGCAGGTCCCATTCTTCCTGTGGGCTCAGGTCGCGGTAGTTGGGAACTCTTTTGTAATGAGTATGCGCAACCAGATTCATGATATCTTCTTCCAGGTTAGCACCAGTACAGGAGATAATATCCACTTTACCCTGACGGATCATTTCCGCGAAAGAAATGCCCAGCTCAGCCGTACTCATCGCACCGGCCAATGTCACCATCATTTTACCACCTTCCAGTAAATGTGTTTCATATCCTTTGGCAGCATCCACCAATGCAGCGGCATTAAAGTGGCGGTAATGGTGCTGGATAAATTGAGAAACGGGTCCCTTGTTCATGTCATTTAATCATTTATACATTAACAGCCTGGCTCATAAAGCCTTAACAGCTGGCAAAGTTAAGATAATTTTCCAAGGGGGAACAGTGAGATGGATAATAATAAAAAAGGCCAACCAGGGAATGGTCGGCCTTCATTCAATCAAAAGGTAGCACAACTAAAAACTAAGCTTTTTTGAGGTGGCTATAAACAGTTGTGGAGCCAGTGCCATCGGCCTTTAATACTGTCCAGGTGTCCTTTCCTTCGAGCGTAACAAAATACACCACATTTTCATTAGAGGAATATTCTACCACACAGAAAATACTGTCTTTCGGATATCTTTTGTTGATCCGTGTGGCCAGGGGCAGCGGCAGCTGTTCGGGCTGCAGGTAGCGGGAAGTGGCCAGCAGGGTACCAGCATCATCGAAGAAGGCAGTCACTTTGGAGTTGCTCATAGTGAATTTGGCAGTGAACGTTTTGTTATCGTCTGTATACCATTTTACTTCACTGGCTCCAGCGAAAGCTTCGGTGAAATTGTGCTGGATTTTGTTACTAACAGTAGTTTCGTATGTGTTAGCTAAGAGGGCTCCGGTACTCAGCAGGAAGGCAGCGCTCATTAAGAAGAAAAACTTTTTCATGTCGTAAAAATTTTATGGTGTTAATAATTTTTTTGAGTTGGTTTTTTGTTTTCGATGAGTCAAAGCTACGGCGGGAATGGACCATCGGTCAAGGCATACTTTACTGATGGAGGTACATGATAAGTTCAGGTATCCGCTAACGGACGTCCGCCTGACCGGTGGCGGACAACGGGGCATCTTCCGCAGCCCTGGCCTGTCTGTTGGTGCCACCTTGCCAATGTTGCATGAGCGTGTGTTAAGGTTCTGTTAAAGTGGATGAGAAATATGGTTCAACGTGAAAACTGGCATGAGCTCCTACATCAGTGGTTAAAACGATTGTTACATTTGTTATTCAAAACATTAACCGGGAGGCTTTATTCAATGAATTATCTGGCACATGCATATTTGTCGTTTCATCAGCCAGAACTGATCACTGGCAATCTGATCGCTGATTATGTGAAAGGACAACATCAACTGGAACAATACAGTCCGGGTATACAACAGGGTATCCGGATACACCGGGCTATTGACGCCTTTACCGATCAGCACCCTGTCACCAGTCAGGCCAAGACTTTTTTCCGTGCTTCCTGCGGTCTTTACAGCGGCGTGTTCACAGACGTTGTCTACGACCATTTTCTGGCGACCGACACAACCCGCTTTTCAGAAGACAGCCTGTACGATTTTGCAGCAGAAGTATATGATGTGATTACCGGTCAGAGTGATACATTGCCGGCAGATTTTCTGCGGATGTTTTCTTATATGAAGGAATTCAACTGGTTATTTAATTATAGACACAACGACGGTATCGAAAGAGCATTCCGCGGACTCAGCTCAAGGGCTCAACATCTGAAAAGCAGCCCTGCCATTGTATTTGCAGTTTTCCTGGAACACTATGAAGCATTACGTGGTTGTTATCAGGCTTTTTTCCCTGAGCTGCAGGCTTATGTGGAAAATTTGTTACAAAACGAAAACCGCTAACAGCATGTTAAAGCCTTGCCACCCACTTTCCTGATTCCATAAAAAAGGCTAGGTTTGGGGCCGCAATTTATCTGTTTTAAAAGAAAATAAAGTATCAAAGGATGTTTAAAAAAGCAATCATCTTTGCCTTTGCACTGGGATTATTTGCCGCCAACGCAGGAGCACAGGATAAAAAACTGCCGCCACTGGATGCCAGCCCAATGGACATGGCTTATTACCCTCCCATGTACCCTTATGTGGTAAAAGTAAAAGGAGAACCCGGCACCCTCGTTGCCAGGGTGATATATAGCCGTCCGCAAACAAAAGGAAGAGAAATCTTCGGTAACCTGGAAGAATACGGAAAAATATGGCGACTCGGCGCCAACGAAGCCACTGAAATAGAATTCTTCAGACCTGTGACCATCGCCGGAAAAAGTATTCCGAAAGGCCGTTACACCATGTACGCCATCCCAACAGAAAAAACATGGACCATCATCATCAATAAAGAAACAGATATCTGGGGCGCTTTTAAATACGATCAGCGTAAAGACGTTGTGAGAACAGCGCTTCCGGTAGTAGCACTCGACACCCCCATAGATGCCTTCACTATGGTATTTGAAAAAGGGGAGCCCGGTGCCAACCTGATCATCGCCTGGGATAAGGTAAGTGTAAGTCTGCCGATCCGCTGGTAACGGTGATGAATACTGATTCTACTGATGTTCCTGATGAGTGAAGATGAACAGGTGATAGATTAAAGCGGGATCAGTTTTGATAACAGAAAGATAAAAAGGAATCGCCCATTGATACTATTATCAATGGGCGATTCCTTTTTATTTATTTTGAATGATTCTACTGATTATCACATCCTTCGATCAAATCATCTGTCATCTTCGCTCATCAGGAGCATCAACAACATCAGCATTCATCACAGTTACAGTAGTATCAAAACTCATCACAATAAAAAAAGCGGTAAGAATACCGCCTTAAAAATTTTAACCATATCCTATGAAAAACCTGAACGAATGTATATCGAATATCCGTACCCGTTAGGGTTCATTTGGTGAATGATATAAAAATGTTCGTGAGCGTGCTAAATATTTACTTCAGTAAAATAAAAAAAGCTAAAATGGACAAATTATTGTAGGGCCTGTCAGGCGGTTCCAATCGCAAAAACTGAAGTATATTTGGAAAAACCACCAAAAATTGTTCATTATAAAATATTAAGACATGAAGCTGGGTACAAAACTCATACACGCAGGTGTAGCTCCCGATCCTTCCACCGGAGCCATTATGACTCCTATCTTTCAAACTTCCACCTATGTGCAGAGCGCGCCAGGTGTACATAAAGGGTACGAATATGCCCGTACCCAGAACCCCACCCGCGATGCCTTGCAAAATGCCCTGGCAGCCATCGAAAACGGGACACACGGTATTTCCTTTGGCAGCGGCCTTGCAGCTACTGACGGGGTCATGAAACTGCTGTCACCTGGCGACGAAGTAGTGGCTACCAACGATCTTTATGGTGGCACCTACCGTATCTTCACAAAGGTTTTCGAGCGCTACGGCATTAAATTCTCTTTTGTAAGCATGCGCGACGCTGAAAGCATTGCAGCACACATTACTCCCAAAACCAGGATGATATGGCTGGAAACGCCCACCAATCCGCTCCTGAACATCATTGATATAGCAGCCGTAGCCCGCATCGCCCAAAAGAACAATGTATTATTATGCGTAGATAATACGTTTGCTTCTCCTTACCTGCAAAATCCGCTGGACCTGGGCGCTGATATCGTATTACATTCTG
Encoded proteins:
- a CDS encoding deoxyhypusine synthase family protein, translated to MNKGPVSQFIQHHYRHFNAAALVDAAKGYETHLLEGGKMMVTLAGAMSTAELGISFAEMIRQGKVDIISCTGANLEEDIMNLVAHTHYKRVPNYRDLSPQEEWDLLEQGFNRVTDTCIPEEEAFRRIQQHIYKLWKDADDKGERYFPHEYMYKLLLSGVMKENYEIDPKNSWMIAAAERNIPIIVPGWEDSTMGNIFASYCIKGDLKTSTMKSGIEYMIFLSEWYRSNSAGKGVGFFQIGGGIAGDFPICVVPMMYQDLEWTDVPFWSYFCQISDSTTSYGSYSGAVPNEKITWGKLDIHTPKFIVESDATIVAPLIFAYVLGW
- a CDS encoding acyl carrier protein phosphodiesterase encodes the protein MNYLAHAYLSFHQPELITGNLIADYVKGQHQLEQYSPGIQQGIRIHRAIDAFTDQHPVTSQAKTFFRASCGLYSGVFTDVVYDHFLATDTTRFSEDSLYDFAAEVYDVITGQSDTLPADFLRMFSYMKEFNWLFNYRHNDGIERAFRGLSSRAQHLKSSPAIVFAVFLEHYEALRGCYQAFFPELQAYVENLLQNENR
- a CDS encoding DUF2911 domain-containing protein, with amino-acid sequence MFKKAIIFAFALGLFAANAGAQDKKLPPLDASPMDMAYYPPMYPYVVKVKGEPGTLVARVIYSRPQTKGREIFGNLEEYGKIWRLGANEATEIEFFRPVTIAGKSIPKGRYTMYAIPTEKTWTIIINKETDIWGAFKYDQRKDVVRTALPVVALDTPIDAFTMVFEKGEPGANLIIAWDKVSVSLPIRW
- a CDS encoding cystathionine gamma-synthase, whose amino-acid sequence is MKLGTKLIHAGVAPDPSTGAIMTPIFQTSTYVQSAPGVHKGYEYARTQNPTRDALQNALAAIENGTHGISFGSGLAATDGVMKLLSPGDEVVATNDLYGGTYRIFTKVFERYGIKFSFVSMRDAESIAAHITPKTRMIWLETPTNPLLNIIDIAAVARIAQKNNVLLCVDNTFASPYLQNPLDLGADIVLHSATKYLGGHSDVVHGAVIVKNEELAKQLYFIQNSCGAVPGPQDCFLVLRGIKTLHVRMQRHCENGETIAHFLRNHSKVDKVYWPGFTDHPNHDIAKQQMRGFGGMMSFTLKDDNIEAANRVLSNTHLFSLAESLGGVESLIGHPASMTHASIPREERIKNGLADSLIRLSVGIEDATDLIEDLNKAIG